One window of Papaver somniferum cultivar HN1 chromosome 9, ASM357369v1, whole genome shotgun sequence genomic DNA carries:
- the LOC113312805 gene encoding putative cyclin-D7-1, which yields MESLLHCDEDTRWLISTPPTSDRRRYGHAVLSNNIPNHYKMENCMGNPFYTSREESENAIMVCFKKEVEYMPKSGYVEHLFQPCNYSLLHGRIRAIQWFFKAHHRLSLSLETVFAAANYFDRFVSLKYHCIRWENWTIELISLVCLSIAAKFIEVSIPSLDELQDDLNHSFQPSIFQDMELTVLKALGWRLSCVTAYSYLDLLMHQASLLLQPDLHCVITSRVTDVVLGTLSDFKFSEFRPSTIVLSAIKCSLEEILPSKSNDFFSSITCTLIPEDQMSAITQCHNIMKERPVDPMYNVVDRGCSYFSPSPVNLMTREATERYNFHIDLSVGKVVLFAFKPKEAEE from the exons ATGGAGAGTCTGTTACACTGTGACGAAGATACAAGATGGCTTATCAGTACTCCTCCAACTAGTGATCGCCGTAGGTATGGTCATGCAGTATTGAGCAATAACATTCCCAATCATTATAAGATGGAAAATTGCATGGGTAATCCCTTCTACACCAGTAGAGAAGAATCTGAGAATGCTATCATGGTTTGCTTCAAGAAAGAGGTTGAGTACATGCCAAAATCTGGATATGTCGAGCATCTTTTTCAGCCGTGTAATTATTCGTTATTGCATGGTAGGATCAGAGCCATACAATGGTTTTTTAAG GCTCATCACCGGTTAAGTCTTTCTTTGGAGACGGTGTTTGCTGCTGCAAATTACTTCGATCGTTTTGTTTCACTAAAGTACCATTGCATT AGATGGGAAAACTGGACAATTGAGTTAATCTCCCTTGTATGTCTATCCATTGCTGCCAAGTTTATTGAAGTTTCCATTCCTTCACTGGACGAACTTCAG GATGATCTGAACCATTCATTTCAACCTAGCATATTTCAAGATATGGAGTTGACGGTATTAAAGGCATTAGGATGGCGCCTTAGCTGTGTAACAGCGTACTCATATCTAGATTTACTGATGCACCAAGCTTCACTACTACTCCAACCTGATCTTCACTGTGTTATAACTTCTCGAGTCACTGATGTTGTCCTTGGAACCCTGTCAG ATTTCAAATTCAGCGAGTTCAGACCATCTACGATTGTGCTATCAGCAATAAAATGCAGTCTAGAGGAAATACTTCCATCAAAATCCAATGATTTCTTTTCTAGTATCACCTGTACTCTCATCCCCGAAGATCAAATG AGTGCGATAACCCAATGTCATAACATCATGAAAGAAAGACCGGTTGATCCAATGTACAATGTGGTAGATCGTGGGTGCTCTTACTTCTCTCCAAGTCCTGTAAATTTAATGACAAGAGAGGCAACCGAACGATACAATTTCCATATTGATCTCTCTGTAGGCAAGGTAGTATTGTTCGCTTTCAAACCCAAAGAAGCGGAAGAGTGA
- the LOC113307997 gene encoding pentatricopeptide repeat-containing protein At1g11290, chloroplastic-like isoform X2: MAGKLLRQIKSPTNKISHNTVYSHALVKFQSSFSVPEAYSFVSCNSKTTSYSKNEGLDFELLFNGYELGNPYFVNRVVSTCAKLGDLYLGKQVHSTIIKLGFNCSVFIGSALVDMYCKCGKIIDARQLFYEMPEKNVVTWNSLFSGYCHMRFYDSAVELFTKMRKAGFYPTPSTISTILGLCSQSDLGELGVQVHGLGIKTGNCSNVVAGTTLIDMYAKCFSVEESRKVFDQMPEKNVITWSSMVSVYAQSHQPDEAIFIAKKMRSMGVKLNEVVKEGLESNKYLVATLLTMYSECESSEDFYKMCPTISMDDQISWNSVIAGFSRLGNGNEVLDWFIRMRQACIPIDFFTFANVLRATGILSALSEGKQIHALIYKTGYASDVYVQNALISMYSRCGAITDSKQVFSSIKEPDVVSWNSLISGYSQNGYGEEAVELFEKMRGTGIKPNHTTFLSVLSACSHVGFLEKGVQYFNLMRRGDSIDHPSLEHYACMVDLFSRAGHLEEAETFVNSMPIVPGPSVYKALLSACRFHGNVDIAMRSAKSLLELCPNDPATYVLLSSILAQGGHWVDAADVRSLMRERAVENNPGCSWIEVSRRGSVSSFGGVVGS, from the exons ATGGCAGGGAAATTGCTCCGGCAGATAAAGAGCCCAACCAATAAGATAAGCCACAACACAGTTTATTCTCATGCACTGGTAAAATTCCAAAGCTCATTTTCAGTACCAGAAGCCtacagttttgtttcttgtaactCAAAAACAACCTCATATTCTAAAAATGAGGGGCTGGATTTTGAGCTCTTGTTTAATGGTTATGAACTCGGAAACCCTTACTTCGTTAACAGAGTTGTATCAACATGTGCCAAATTGGGTGATCTTTATTTGGGTAAACAAGTTCATTCCACCATTATTAAGCTTGGATTCAACTGTAGTGTATTTATTGGGAGTGCTCTCGTTGATATGTACTGCAAATGTGGTAAGATTATAGATGCACGCCAACTGTTTTATGAAATGCCTGAAAAAAATGTTGTCACTTGGAATTCCTTATTCTCTGGTTACTGTCACATGCGATTCTACGATTCTGCAGTTGAGTTGTTCACCAAGATGCGTAAAGCTGGTTTTTATCCAACCCCATCTACGATTTCTACCATTCTTGGGTTGTGCTCGCAGTCGGATTTAGGGGAGCTTGGGGTTCAGGTACATGGCCTTGGTATTAAAACTGGGAATTGTTCCAATGTTGTTGCTGGGACGACCTTGATCGATATGTATGCGAAATGTTTTAGTGTTGAAGAATCTAGAAAGGTTTTTGATCAAATGCCTGAAAAAAATGTGATTACATGGTCATCTATGGTGTCTGTTTATGCACAGAGTCATCAACCGGATGAAGCAATATTTATAGCGAAGAAAATGCGGTCTATGGGCGTTAAGTTGAACGAG GTAGTTAAAGAAGGTCTAGAGTCGAACAAATATTTGGTGGCTACTCTGTTGACCATGTACTCTGAATGTGAAAGCTCAGAGGACTTCTATAAGATGTGCCCAACAATTTCAATGGACGATCAAATCAGTTGGAATTCAGTCATTGCTGGATTTTCTCGTCTAGGGAATGGTAATGAAGTCCTCGACTGGTTCATTAGAATGAGGCAAGCATGTATACCTATTGACTTCTTTACATTCGCAAATGTGCTCAGAGCAACTGGTATTCTCTCTGCTTTAAGTGAAGGTAAGCAAATCCATGCTTTGATTTACAAAACCGGGTATGCTTCCGATGTTTATGTCCAGAATGCTCTGATTTCAATGTATTCCAGATGTGGTGCAATCACTGATTCCAAACAAGTATTTTCCTCAATCAAAGAACCGGATGTGGTTTCGTGGAATTCTCTGATATCAGGATATTCTCAGAATGGCTATGGTGAGGAGGCTGTTGAGCTGTTTGAAAAAATGAGAGGAACAGGGATTAAACCCAATCATACTACCTTCCTTTCTGTGCTTTCTGCTTGTAGCCATGTTGGTTTTCTTGAAAAGGGGGTGCAatacttcaatttgatgagaaGAGGCGATTCTATTGACCACCCAAGTCTAGAACACTACGCTTGCATGGTTGATCTTTTTAGTCGAGCAGGTCATCTCGAAGAGGCGGAAACCTTTGTCAATAGTATGCCAATAGTGCCAGGACCTTCCGTTTACAAAGCTCTTCTTAGTGCTTGCCGGTTTCATGGAAATGTGGATATTGCTATGCGTTCAGCAAAAAGCTTACTCGAGTTGTGCCCAAATGATCCTGCTACATATGTATTGCTCTCTAGTATCTTGGCACAAGGAGGTCATTGGGTTGATGCGGCTGACGTGCGGAGCCTAATGCGTGAAAGAGCAGTCGAGAACAACCCTGGGTGTAGTTGGATTGAGGTAAGCAGAAGGGGTTCAGTGTCTAGTTTTGGAGGGGTTGTTGGTAGCTAG
- the LOC113307997 gene encoding pentatricopeptide repeat-containing protein At1g11290, chloroplastic-like isoform X1, translating to MAGKLLRQIKSPTNKISHNTVYSHALVKFQSSFSVPEAYSFVSCNSKTTSYSKNEGLDFELLFNGYELGNPYFVNRVVSTCAKLGDLYLGKQVHSTIIKLGFNCSVFIGSALVDMYCKCGKIIDARQLFYEMPEKNVVTWNSLFSGYCHMRFYDSAVELFTKMRKAGFYPTPSTISTILGLCSQSDLGELGVQVHGLGIKTGNCSNVVAGTTLIDMYAKCFSVEESRKVFDQMPEKNVITWSSMVSVYAQSHQPDEAIFIAKKMRSMGVKLNEVTYNSLLSSFSSPKYLYSGKQVHGQVVKEGLESNKYLVATLLTMYSECESSEDFYKMCPTISMDDQISWNSVIAGFSRLGNGNEVLDWFIRMRQACIPIDFFTFANVLRATGILSALSEGKQIHALIYKTGYASDVYVQNALISMYSRCGAITDSKQVFSSIKEPDVVSWNSLISGYSQNGYGEEAVELFEKMRGTGIKPNHTTFLSVLSACSHVGFLEKGVQYFNLMRRGDSIDHPSLEHYACMVDLFSRAGHLEEAETFVNSMPIVPGPSVYKALLSACRFHGNVDIAMRSAKSLLELCPNDPATYVLLSSILAQGGHWVDAADVRSLMRERAVENNPGCSWIEGTCWGATESTRCW from the exons ATGGCAGGGAAATTGCTCCGGCAGATAAAGAGCCCAACCAATAAGATAAGCCACAACACAGTTTATTCTCATGCACTGGTAAAATTCCAAAGCTCATTTTCAGTACCAGAAGCCtacagttttgtttcttgtaactCAAAAACAACCTCATATTCTAAAAATGAGGGGCTGGATTTTGAGCTCTTGTTTAATGGTTATGAACTCGGAAACCCTTACTTCGTTAACAGAGTTGTATCAACATGTGCCAAATTGGGTGATCTTTATTTGGGTAAACAAGTTCATTCCACCATTATTAAGCTTGGATTCAACTGTAGTGTATTTATTGGGAGTGCTCTCGTTGATATGTACTGCAAATGTGGTAAGATTATAGATGCACGCCAACTGTTTTATGAAATGCCTGAAAAAAATGTTGTCACTTGGAATTCCTTATTCTCTGGTTACTGTCACATGCGATTCTACGATTCTGCAGTTGAGTTGTTCACCAAGATGCGTAAAGCTGGTTTTTATCCAACCCCATCTACGATTTCTACCATTCTTGGGTTGTGCTCGCAGTCGGATTTAGGGGAGCTTGGGGTTCAGGTACATGGCCTTGGTATTAAAACTGGGAATTGTTCCAATGTTGTTGCTGGGACGACCTTGATCGATATGTATGCGAAATGTTTTAGTGTTGAAGAATCTAGAAAGGTTTTTGATCAAATGCCTGAAAAAAATGTGATTACATGGTCATCTATGGTGTCTGTTTATGCACAGAGTCATCAACCGGATGAAGCAATATTTATAGCGAAGAAAATGCGGTCTATGGGCGTTAAGTTGAACGAGGTAACTTATAATAGTTTATTGAGTTCGTTTTCTAGTCCGAAGTATTTGTATTCAGGCAAGCAAGTTCATGGCCAGGTAGTTAAAGAAGGTCTAGAGTCGAACAAATATTTGGTGGCTACTCTGTTGACCATGTACTCTGAATGTGAAAGCTCAGAGGACTTCTATAAGATGTGCCCAACAATTTCAATGGACGATCAAATCAGTTGGAATTCAGTCATTGCTGGATTTTCTCGTCTAGGGAATGGTAATGAAGTCCTCGACTGGTTCATTAGAATGAGGCAAGCATGTATACCTATTGACTTCTTTACATTCGCAAATGTGCTCAGAGCAACTGGTATTCTCTCTGCTTTAAGTGAAGGTAAGCAAATCCATGCTTTGATTTACAAAACCGGGTATGCTTCCGATGTTTATGTCCAGAATGCTCTGATTTCAATGTATTCCAGATGTGGTGCAATCACTGATTCCAAACAAGTATTTTCCTCAATCAAAGAACCGGATGTGGTTTCGTGGAATTCTCTGATATCAGGATATTCTCAGAATGGCTATGGTGAGGAGGCTGTTGAGCTGTTTGAAAAAATGAGAGGAACAGGGATTAAACCCAATCATACTACCTTCCTTTCTGTGCTTTCTGCTTGTAGCCATGTTGGTTTTCTTGAAAAGGGGGTGCAatacttcaatttgatgagaaGAGGCGATTCTATTGACCACCCAAGTCTAGAACACTACGCTTGCATGGTTGATCTTTTTAGTCGAGCAGGTCATCTCGAAGAGGCGGAAACCTTTGTCAATAGTATGCCAATAGTGCCAGGACCTTCCGTTTACAAAGCTCTTCTTAGTGCTTGCCGGTTTCATGGAAATGTGGATATTGCTATGCGTTCAGCAAAAAGCTTACTCGAGTTGTGCCCAAATGATCCTGCTACATATGTATTGCTCTCTAGTATCTTGGCACAAGGAGGTCATTGGGTTGATGCGGCTGACGTGCGGAGCCTAATGCGTGAAAGAGCAGTCGAGAACAACCCTGGGTGTAGTTGGATTGAG GGAACCTGCTGGGGAGCAACAGAATCAACGAGatgttggtga